CAGCTCCACCATCTGCGTATTGCAGCGGCTGCTGAAATCACCTTTCTCATCCAGTACGTAGGCAATACCACCACTCATACCGGCAGCAAAGTTACGTCCGGTGGAACCAAGGATGACCGCAATGCCGCCGGTCATGTACTCGCAGCCATGATCGCCGACTCCTTCAACCACCGCATTGACACCGGAGTTCCGTACACAGAAACGCTCGCCGGCCATGCCGCGGATGTAGGCGGTGCCGCTGGTGGCTCCGTAGAAGGCCACGTTGCCGGCAATAATATTCTCTTCAGCAACAAAGGCCGAACCGGCTGGCGGGAAGACCACAATGGTGCCACCGGAAAGCCCTTTACCCAGATAGTCGTTGGCATCGCCCGACAGCTCCAGAGTCATCCCCTTGGGGATAAAGGCGCCGAAGCTCTGACCGGCTGAACCGTTGAAACGCAGGGTAACGGTACCTTCAGGCAACCCTTCTGCACCAAAGGTACGGGTAATCTCGTTACCCACGATGGTACCGACAACCCGGTCAATGTTGGTAATCGGCAGTTCCGCCGTCACCTTCTCACCCTTTTCCAGGGCCGGTTTGCAGATCTCCAGCAGCCTGGAGAGGTCGATACACTTCTCAAGTCCGTGATCCTGAGCCTCAGTGCAGTAGCTGACTGCGCCGATCCCCATATCAGGGCTGTAGAGGATGTTGCTGAAATCAAGCCCCTGTGCCTTCCAGTGGGCAACCGCCTTCTTCGGCTCCAGCACGTTGGCACGACCGACCATCTCGTTGAAGCTGCGGAAGCCCAGCTGAGCCATGATTTCACGAACTTCCTGGGCCACAAAACGCATGAAGTTGACCACATACTCCGGCTTGCCGCTGAAACGCTTGCGCAGTTCAGGATCCTGGGTAGCCACACCGGCCGGACAGGTATTGCTGTGGCAGACCCGCATCATCACGCAGCCCAGGGTCACCAGCGGCGCGGTGGCAAAGCCGAACTCCTCGGCCCCCAGCAGGGCACCGATCACCACGTCACGACCGGTCTTTAACTGGCCGTCAACCTCAATAATGATCCGGCTGCGCAGGTTGTTCAGCATCAGGGTCTGATGGGTCTCGGCCAGACCAAGCTCCCAGGGCAGACCGGCATGCTTGATACTGGAGATCGGCGAAGCGCCGGTACCGCCATCATACCCGCTGATCAGCACCACATCGGCGTGGGCCTTGGCCACCCCGGCGGCAATGGTGCCGACCCCTACCTCGGAAACCAGCTTGACGCTGATCCGGGCGCGACGGTTGGCGTTCTTCAGGTCGTGGATCAGCTCTGCCAGATCCTCGATGGAATAGATATCGTGGTGCGGCGGCGGTGATACCAGACCAACCCCCGGCGTGGTGTGGCGGGTCTTGGCAACCCACGGGTACACCTTGCTGCCCGGCAACTCTCCGCCTTCACCCGGCTTGGCCCCCTGGGCCAGCTTGATTTGCAGCTCTCCGGCATTGGTCAGGTACTGGCTGGTCACTCCGAACCGGCCGGAAGCCACCTGCTTGATGTTGCTGTTCTTGGAGTCGCCCTGCTCGTTGGTCCAGCTGAAACGGGCAGGATCCTCGCCCCCTTCACCGGTGTTGGAACGTCCACCGATCCGGTTCATGGCGATCGCCAGCGCTTCGTGGGCCTCCTGACTGATGGAGCCGTAGGACATGGCACCGGTCTTGAAGCGCTTCATGATTTCTTCCACCGGCTCAACCTCTTCGATCGGTACCGGCACCCGCTTCTTGAAATCCAGCAGACCGCGCAGGGTGTAGTGACGCTCACTCTGTTCGTCGATCAGTTGCGAGAAGACCTTGAACTCCTGATAGTCATTGGTACGGGTTGCCTTCTGCAGGGCGGTAATGGTGAGCGGATTGAAGAGGTGCTCCTCACCATCCTTGCGCCACTGATACTGGCCGCCCGGATCAAGGGTCGGATCGTTCGGTACCCGCTTGGGATACGCCTTGGCATGCCGTGCCAGCAGCTCGGTGGCAATCCCCTGCAGATCAGTGCCGCCGATGCGGGACGGGGTCCAGGTAAAGTACTGGTCGATCACCGACTGGTGCAGTCCCACCGCCTCAAAGATCTGGGCTCCGCGGTAGCTCTGTACCGTAGAGATCCCCATCTTGGCCATGGTCTTGACCACCCCTTTGATGGCTGCCTTGATGAAGTTTTTAACCGCTTTTTTGTGATCAATACCAGGCAGCATCCCCTGCTGGATCATGTCATCCAGCGACTCAAAGGCCAGATAGGGGTTGATGGCATTGGCGCCGTAGCCCAACAGCACCGCAAAGTGATGTACTTCACGGGGTTCACCCGACTCCAGGATCAGCGAAACGCGGGTACGGGTAGCGTTGCGGATCAGGAAGTGATGCAGACCGGAAACCGCCAGCAGCGCCGGAATAGCGGCAAACTCTTCATTCACGCCACGGTCGGACAGCACCAGAATGGTACTGCCGGCCTCAATATGACGGATGGCAGCACTGAACAGGCTGTCCAGCGCCTTTTGCATCCCTTCGGCGCCATCGGCTGCCTTGAACAGCAGAGTCAGCGTAGTGGCCTTGAAACCGGGACGGTCCAGGGCACGCAGCTTTTCAAAATCCTCATTGGAAAGGATCGGCTGCTCCAGCTTGATCATCCGGGCGTTCAGGGCGTTTGGCTTGAGCAGGTTTGCCTCG
Above is a window of Trichlorobacter lovleyi SZ DNA encoding:
- the gltB gene encoding glutamate synthase large subunit, encoding MKTIGVPKKQGLYDPQFEHDACGVGFVANIKGKKSHDIVQQALTILANLDHRGAVGCEHNTGDGAGILLQMPDSFLRKVCGPLSIELPEQGKYGVAMVFTSPEATERNSARHILERILHEEQLHILGWRDVPTDNSSLGNTAKAGEPLVRQLFLKPVDESLDEAAFNRKLYIANQRAIHEIRDPEVDNHWYVSSISTRTIIYKGMLMPVQVNQYFPDLRDEEMVSALALVHSRFSTNTFPSWERAHPYHFLAHNGEINTLRGNVNWMHARQSLFNSELFGEDIKKALPIINTNGSDSAMFDNCLELLVMSGYSLPHAVMMMVPEPWESHEGMNDEKRAFYEYHSCLMEPWDGPAAVCFTDGRSIGAVLDRNGLRPCRYYITSDDRVIMASEAGVLPVAPEQVVKKGRLQPGKMFLLDMEQQRIIPDQEIKQELAAAKPYATWLQENHLLLEELPEAPVQEPDHATVLQRQQAFGYTFEDQRVILGPMARDGIQPLGSMGTDTPLAVLSEHSQLLYNYFKQLFAQVTNPPIDPIREEIITSTTTLIGAEANLLKPNALNARMIKLEQPILSNEDFEKLRALDRPGFKATTLTLLFKAADGAEGMQKALDSLFSAAIRHIEAGSTILVLSDRGVNEEFAAIPALLAVSGLHHFLIRNATRTRVSLILESGEPREVHHFAVLLGYGANAINPYLAFESLDDMIQQGMLPGIDHKKAVKNFIKAAIKGVVKTMAKMGISTVQSYRGAQIFEAVGLHQSVIDQYFTWTPSRIGGTDLQGIATELLARHAKAYPKRVPNDPTLDPGGQYQWRKDGEEHLFNPLTITALQKATRTNDYQEFKVFSQLIDEQSERHYTLRGLLDFKKRVPVPIEEVEPVEEIMKRFKTGAMSYGSISQEAHEALAIAMNRIGGRSNTGEGGEDPARFSWTNEQGDSKNSNIKQVASGRFGVTSQYLTNAGELQIKLAQGAKPGEGGELPGSKVYPWVAKTRHTTPGVGLVSPPPHHDIYSIEDLAELIHDLKNANRRARISVKLVSEVGVGTIAAGVAKAHADVVLISGYDGGTGASPISSIKHAGLPWELGLAETHQTLMLNNLRSRIIIEVDGQLKTGRDVVIGALLGAEEFGFATAPLVTLGCVMMRVCHSNTCPAGVATQDPELRKRFSGKPEYVVNFMRFVAQEVREIMAQLGFRSFNEMVGRANVLEPKKAVAHWKAQGLDFSNILYSPDMGIGAVSYCTEAQDHGLEKCIDLSRLLEICKPALEKGEKVTAELPITNIDRVVGTIVGNEITRTFGAEGLPEGTVTLRFNGSAGQSFGAFIPKGMTLELSGDANDYLGKGLSGGTIVVFPPAGSAFVAEENIIAGNVAFYGATSGTAYIRGMAGERFCVRNSGVNAVVEGVGDHGCEYMTGGIAVILGSTGRNFAAGMSGGIAYVLDEKGDFSSRCNTQMVELEQLGEQDLATLREMISNHQQRTGSAKAAAVLADWNSYQAKFVKVMPRDYKRMLEAIARAEAAGLSGEAALIAAFEENSGDEQH